In the genome of Negativicoccus succinicivorans, one region contains:
- a CDS encoding PriCT-2 domain-containing protein, protein MNRDILKALDCIDPAALDYQDWLNVGMALKLEGYPVHIWEDWSRADTARFHEGECTRKWAGFNGNATPVTAGTVFMLAKQHGWKPAAKDVHELAWDAEITQDYKIIQTEWLEGRELVEPSTWDPAQQLITYLETLFEADEHVGYVSESYHAKNGRYLPSMGFWDRTAGQLIESLRRSPDDITDTIGTYNTEAGAWIRFNPLDGQGCKNANVT, encoded by the coding sequence ATGAATCGCGACATATTAAAGGCGCTTGATTGCATCGACCCCGCCGCGCTTGATTATCAAGACTGGCTGAATGTCGGCATGGCGTTGAAGCTGGAAGGTTACCCCGTGCATATTTGGGAAGATTGGAGCCGGGCGGATACGGCGCGTTTCCATGAAGGAGAATGCACCCGCAAGTGGGCGGGATTTAACGGTAACGCGACACCCGTCACGGCGGGGACTGTGTTTATGCTTGCCAAACAACACGGCTGGAAACCGGCGGCTAAAGACGTACACGAGCTAGCGTGGGACGCCGAAATAACGCAAGATTACAAAATCATTCAAACAGAATGGCTGGAAGGGCGGGAATTGGTTGAGCCTTCCACATGGGATCCGGCGCAACAATTAATCACCTATCTTGAAACGCTATTTGAGGCGGACGAACATGTCGGCTATGTGTCGGAAAGCTACCATGCGAAAAACGGCCGATATTTGCCGAGCATGGGATTTTGGGACAGAACGGCCGGACAACTGATTGAATCGTTACGCCGAAGTCCGGACGACATCACGGACACCATCGGAACGTACAACACGGAAGCGGGCGCGTGGATTCGATTTAATCCGCTGGACGGACAAGGCTGCAAGAACGCCAACGTTAC
- a CDS encoding DEAD/DEAH box helicase, producing the protein MQLRDYQEQAVKAVFAEWANGRPKTLLVCPTGTGKTVIFSEIVRRIVAAGKRVLVLAHREELLNQAAEKIETLTGCMTALEKGTQTSLHSMAPITIASVQTLSRESRLQAFEHDHFDTVIIDEAHHALSPTYRRIIDYFQAKYLGVTATPDRGDKKKLGEIFDSLAFEYSTITAINQGYLVPIIAKQIPLKIDISQVGRSGGDYAAGDSGHAIEPYLSEIAREVKPLSSDRKIVMFLPLIETSRKMVKALQDIGIAAAEVNGESADRAEIIRDFERGKYSVLCNAMLLTEGWDCPAVDCIVILRPTKIRSLYVQMVGRGTRPAPNKKDLLLLDFLWQSGRMELCRPADIVADKEEKLTRITQKLTDADGEQLDLLELADEVDRDIVKEREQAMKDLLEKNSTKKSKTVNVMQFEFSIGGGMLLDYEPDFAWEREPVTEKQAQTLRKLGVDPEGISCKGAASVVLNRLFKRMDAGLATPLQIRTLERYGMEDVGDWTKDQATKAIGFIAQNKWKMSATVRERIRGIRS; encoded by the coding sequence ATGCAACTACGCGACTACCAAGAACAAGCGGTGAAAGCGGTGTTCGCGGAGTGGGCGAACGGGCGACCGAAAACGTTGCTCGTTTGCCCGACCGGAACGGGCAAAACCGTCATCTTTTCCGAAATTGTACGGCGCATTGTAGCAGCCGGCAAGCGGGTGCTGGTACTTGCGCATCGTGAAGAATTATTGAACCAAGCGGCGGAAAAGATTGAAACGCTGACAGGGTGCATGACGGCGCTTGAAAAAGGCACGCAAACGAGCCTTCACAGTATGGCGCCGATCACTATTGCAAGCGTGCAGACTCTATCAAGAGAAAGCCGTTTACAAGCCTTTGAGCATGACCATTTCGACACGGTTATTATTGATGAAGCGCATCATGCGCTAAGTCCCACATATCGACGTATTATTGACTATTTCCAAGCGAAATATTTAGGCGTAACGGCGACACCGGATCGCGGCGACAAAAAGAAACTGGGTGAAATATTTGATTCGTTAGCCTTTGAATATTCGACCATTACGGCGATTAATCAAGGTTATCTCGTGCCGATTATCGCGAAACAGATACCGCTAAAAATTGACATCAGTCAAGTTGGCAGATCCGGCGGCGATTATGCGGCCGGCGATAGCGGGCACGCGATTGAACCGTATTTGTCGGAGATTGCGCGAGAAGTCAAACCGCTTTCTTCTGACCGCAAAATAGTCATGTTTTTGCCACTCATTGAAACAAGTCGAAAGATGGTAAAAGCGTTGCAGGATATCGGCATAGCCGCGGCGGAAGTGAACGGCGAATCGGCTGACCGTGCGGAGATTATCCGTGATTTTGAACGCGGTAAATATTCCGTACTTTGTAACGCTATGTTATTGACGGAAGGTTGGGACTGTCCGGCCGTGGATTGCATTGTCATTTTGCGGCCAACTAAGATCCGAAGCCTTTACGTGCAAATGGTGGGACGGGGAACGCGTCCGGCGCCGAACAAAAAAGATTTATTATTGCTGGACTTTTTGTGGCAGTCAGGGCGAATGGAACTATGCCGACCGGCTGACATTGTCGCCGATAAAGAAGAAAAACTGACGCGAATCACGCAAAAACTTACCGATGCGGACGGAGAACAGCTGGACCTGTTGGAACTTGCCGATGAAGTCGATCGCGACATTGTCAAAGAGCGCGAGCAGGCAATGAAAGACCTGCTAGAAAAAAACAGCACGAAAAAGAGTAAGACCGTCAATGTTATGCAATTTGAATTTTCTATCGGCGGCGGCATGCTGCTTGATTATGAACCCGACTTTGCATGGGAACGCGAGCCGGTTACGGAAAAACAGGCGCAAACATTACGAAAATTGGGCGTTGATCCGGAGGGCATTTCATGTAAAGGCGCGGCCTCCGTTGTTCTTAATCGCTTATTTAAGCGTATGGACGCCGGACTGGCAACGCCGTTACAGATCCGGACGCTGGAGCGATACGGCATGGAAGACGTCGGCGACTGGACAAAAGACCAAGCAACAAAGGCGATTGGTTTCATTGCCCAAAACAAATGGAAGATGAGCGCCACAGTGAGGGAAAGAATTAGGGGGATTCGGTCATGA
- a CDS encoding DUF669 domain-containing protein translates to MEQAANWKQFANTPNGEQQVRELGWGDEITQDSNNFDPFENGIYMFTVKEYEKTRTRGNEKFPPCNMAKLTLELSDGQRNVRAFDNLVLRNDLEWKIGQFFLSLGMKKENERARIDFDGAIGKSGYVKVEKKAYTNRDGQTRWRNEITRYLAPNDKELLAFVKAAADNTNPPF, encoded by the coding sequence ATGGAACAAGCAGCCAACTGGAAACAATTCGCCAACACACCGAACGGAGAACAACAAGTGCGTGAATTAGGTTGGGGAGATGAAATCACCCAAGACAGTAATAATTTTGATCCGTTTGAAAACGGCATTTACATGTTTACCGTCAAAGAATACGAAAAGACGCGGACGCGCGGCAATGAGAAATTTCCGCCATGTAACATGGCGAAATTAACGCTCGAATTATCCGACGGGCAACGCAACGTGCGCGCCTTCGATAATCTCGTATTACGTAACGATTTAGAGTGGAAAATCGGGCAATTCTTTTTATCACTCGGCATGAAGAAAGAAAACGAACGGGCGCGCATTGACTTTGACGGCGCGATTGGTAAAAGCGGCTATGTGAAGGTAGAGAAAAAAGCATACACAAACCGTGACGGACAAACACGGTGGCGCAATGAGATTACCCGCTATCTCGCGCCGAACGACAAGGAATTATTGGCGTTCGTTAAGGCGGCCGCCGATAACACGAACCCGCCGTTCTGA